The Zalophus californianus isolate mZalCal1 chromosome 8, mZalCal1.pri.v2, whole genome shotgun sequence genome has a segment encoding these proteins:
- the NOTO gene encoding homeobox protein notochord encodes MPSPAPRGRRPPTPPGARDQPPRSGGYPAPQHHPAGPGTPRAPGRLESSFSVEAILARPARPAPAVAAPLSVPAGAAVRLGTAPSRFPATWLPAYLGVGLYQPCPQPPGPGLRVAHFCGLQGLGVTGLELAHCSGLWGISDWAPAEELQDTERPQKRVRTMFNLKQLEELENVFTKQHNLVGKKRAQLAAQLNLTENQVRVWFQNRRVKYQKQQRLKLPAVSAMAAFQDEPSRSSDDSIQREDTESGVDS; translated from the exons ATGCCCAGCCCGGCGCCGCGAGGCCGCCGGCCGCCCACTCCCCCTGGCGCTCGGGACCAGCCCCCGCGCTCAGGCGGTTACCCCGCGCCCCAGCACCACCCGGCCGGCCCAGGCACACCCCGCGCTCCCGGGCGCCTCGAGTCGTCCTTCTCCGTCGAGGCCATCCTGGCCAGAcccgcccgccccgcgcccgccgtCGCCGCCCCGCTGTCGGTTCCGGCCGGCGCCGCGGTAAGGCTCGGCACGGCTCCCTCCCGGTTTCCCGCGACGTGGCTGCCAGCCTACCTGGGCGTGGGTCTCTACCAGCCGTGCCCCCAGCCGCCCGGGCCGGGGCTCCGCGTGGCTCACTTCTGCGGCCTCCAGGGCCTCGGTGTCACAG GCTTAGAGCTGGCTCACTGCTCAGGCCTCTGGGGCATCTCAGACTGGGCTCCAGCAGAGGAACTTCAGGACACTGAGAGACCCCAAAAGAGGGTTCGGACTATGTTTAACTTGAAGCAGCTGGAAGAGTTGGAGAACGTGTTTACAAAGCAGCACAATCTTGTGGGGAAGAAGAGAGCTCAGCTGGCGGCCCAGCTCAACCTTACGGAGAATCAG GTGAGGGTCTGGTTCCAAAACCGCAGGGTCAAGTATCAGAAGCAGCAACGGCTGAAGCTGCCAGCTGTGTCTGCCATGGCTGCCTTCCAGGATGAGCCCTCCAGGAGCTCTGACGACAGCATCCAGAGAGAAGACACTGAGTCAGGAGTGGACAGCTAA